One segment of Natranaeroarchaeum aerophilus DNA contains the following:
- a CDS encoding DUF1405 domain-containing protein, protein MPELPDRDPLPRWLAPVPRAVEDLGLRLVWVVVAINLVGTAFGFWFYAFETGQLLDTPLVMWPWVPDSPLATLFAAAAFASWARGNPREWLTALAFFGNIILGLWTPYTILVFWEVYLAGPTPALYAFMFFSHLAMVVQALVLHRISEFPPWAVGVAVLWYGFDFIVDFLVPIVGEPHHTVLPVPRDTDVWLGATALDVTAAGTFAFTLLSAYLALAIRSKKLEARLD, encoded by the coding sequence ATGCCAGAGCTTCCGGACCGCGATCCGTTGCCGCGCTGGCTTGCGCCAGTGCCCCGCGCCGTCGAGGACCTCGGGCTACGACTGGTCTGGGTCGTCGTCGCGATCAACCTCGTGGGGACCGCCTTCGGCTTCTGGTTTTACGCCTTCGAGACGGGGCAGTTGCTCGACACGCCGCTGGTCATGTGGCCGTGGGTGCCCGACAGCCCGCTTGCCACGCTCTTTGCGGCGGCCGCGTTCGCCAGCTGGGCTCGGGGGAACCCTCGGGAGTGGCTCACCGCGCTGGCCTTTTTCGGGAACATCATTCTCGGCCTGTGGACGCCCTACACCATTCTGGTCTTCTGGGAGGTCTACCTCGCCGGGCCTACGCCGGCCCTTTATGCCTTTATGTTCTTTAGCCACCTTGCGATGGTCGTCCAGGCGCTGGTGCTCCACCGGATCAGCGAGTTCCCGCCGTGGGCCGTCGGCGTCGCCGTTCTCTGGTACGGCTTCGATTTCATCGTCGACTTCCTCGTCCCCATCGTCGGCGAGCCACACCACACCGTCCTGCCGGTCCCACGCGATACAGACGTCTGGCTCGGTGCAACCGCGCTCGACGTCACCGCTGCGGGGACGTTCGCGTTTACCCTGCTGTCAGCGTATCTGGCGCTTGCGATCCGTTCGAAGAAACTCGAGGCGAGGCTCGATTAA
- the pdxS gene encoding pyridoxal 5'-phosphate synthase lyase subunit PdxS, translating into MPEATDLEELKRGTELVKRGFARMQKGGVIMDVVNREQARIAEDVGAVAVMALEAVPADIRKRGGVARMPDPVDVEAIIDEVSIPVMGKSRIGHTAEAQILESLGVDMIDESEVLTPADDRFHIDKREFTSPFVCGARNLGEALRRINEGAAMIRTKGEAGTGDVNQAVHHQRNIKSAIRKLTGMNHEEREEWARANEAPIDLVHETAEQGRLPVVNFAAGGIATPADAALMMHHGCDGIFVGSGIFGAEDPEEMGEAIVEAVNNWDDPDALAEISKDIGSGMRGDANADLPEDEQLQHRGV; encoded by the coding sequence ATGCCAGAAGCTACCGATCTAGAGGAGCTCAAACGCGGAACCGAACTCGTGAAACGCGGGTTCGCTCGCATGCAGAAAGGCGGTGTCATCATGGATGTCGTCAACCGGGAGCAAGCGCGGATCGCGGAGGACGTCGGTGCGGTGGCAGTGATGGCGCTCGAGGCCGTTCCGGCCGACATCCGCAAGCGCGGCGGCGTCGCCCGGATGCCCGATCCGGTCGACGTCGAGGCGATCATCGACGAGGTGTCGATCCCGGTGATGGGCAAGTCCCGGATCGGCCACACCGCAGAAGCCCAGATCCTCGAATCGCTCGGCGTGGATATGATCGACGAGTCCGAGGTACTCACGCCCGCCGACGACCGCTTCCACATCGACAAGCGTGAGTTCACCTCGCCTTTTGTCTGTGGTGCCCGCAATCTCGGTGAGGCGCTCCGCCGGATCAACGAGGGCGCAGCGATGATCCGCACGAAAGGCGAAGCCGGGACCGGTGACGTCAACCAGGCGGTCCACCACCAGCGCAACATCAAGAGCGCGATCCGCAAGCTCACGGGTATGAACCACGAGGAACGCGAGGAGTGGGCCCGCGCGAACGAGGCACCGATCGATCTGGTCCACGAGACCGCAGAGCAGGGCCGACTGCCGGTCGTCAACTTCGCGGCAGGCGGCATCGCAACGCCCGCCGACGCCGCACTGATGATGCACCACGGCTGCGACGGCATCTTCGTCGGCTCGGGGATCTTCGGCGCGGAAGACCCCGAGGAGATGGGCGAGGCCATCGTCGAGGCCGTCAACAACTGGGATGACCCCGACGCCCTCGCGGAGATCAGCAAGGATATCGGCTCGGGCATGCGCGGCGACGCGAACGCCGACCTGCCCGAAGACGAACAGCTCCAGCACCGCGGCGTCTAG
- a CDS encoding valine--tRNA ligase produces MSADDASDAGADTPDDSDGLDGSYDPSEIEPSWQQYWIEQGVNKYDESVTDPNTLFSIDTPPPTVSGDLHMGHLYQFTLQDFVARFRRMHEETTFFPFGYDDNGIASERLTERELDIRHQDFERHVFQEKCRDICQQYEDAFTRDVQSLAVSVDWDNTYKTIEPRVQRISQLSFIDLYEQGREYRQKAPAIWCPDCETAISQVEMEGAERDSHYNDIAFTHTETGEDIVIATTRPELLPACVAMFVHPDDEDNEHLVGDTARVPIFDHEVPIIADERVDMEKGTGVVMSCTFGDQTDIEWYQAHDLPLRVAIDESGTMTDLAGEYEGLSTHVAREEIVEDLDDEGYLQDRRAISHDVNVHERCETDVEFLVTEQWYVKMLDKKDEYLQAGREMDWYPEKMFTRYKHWIEGLEWDWCISRQRDSGIPIPVWYCEDCGETIVADREDLPVDPLSDDPPVDACHECGSENLRPEEDVFDTWATSSLTPLINAGWDWDAEAEEFTMDRPQLYPFDLRPQGHDIISFWLFHTIVKCYEHTGEVPFDATMINGMVLDENREAMSKSKGNVVRPEEVLEQFPVDAARYWAAGTSIGDDFPFKEQDLVTGEKLLRKLWNASKLVDHLVEETQPTEPDELAAIDEWLLAKQNAVIEEVTEKLENYEFSKARNQLRGFFWNTFCDDYLEIAKQRLNETDDPSTAYALRTAHRRFLTLFAPLLPHITEEIWQSVYAEGESIHTTDWPTTTDHEADLAAGETATAVIGALRRYKSEHQLPLNAELDRVEVYGSIDGFESAISEVMHVGELDAFEAAPDVTTEIDEISLDYSQVGPKFGGKVGEFDAALESGEYELTDGTLQLAGEELDADLFEVREERTYAGEGEMVEADDLVVVVDN; encoded by the coding sequence ATGAGTGCCGACGACGCGAGCGATGCGGGTGCCGATACGCCCGACGACAGCGACGGCCTCGACGGCAGCTACGACCCCAGCGAGATCGAGCCGTCCTGGCAGCAGTACTGGATCGAGCAGGGTGTCAACAAGTACGACGAGTCCGTCACCGACCCGAACACCCTGTTCTCGATCGACACGCCGCCGCCGACGGTGTCGGGCGATCTCCACATGGGCCATCTCTATCAGTTCACCCTGCAGGACTTCGTCGCGCGCTTCCGCCGGATGCACGAGGAGACGACGTTTTTCCCCTTTGGCTACGACGACAACGGCATCGCCTCGGAGCGCCTGACCGAACGCGAACTCGACATTCGCCATCAGGACTTCGAGCGCCACGTCTTCCAGGAGAAATGCCGCGACATCTGTCAGCAGTACGAGGACGCCTTCACCAGGGACGTCCAGTCGCTGGCCGTCTCCGTCGACTGGGACAACACCTACAAGACGATCGAGCCGCGCGTCCAGCGCATCTCCCAGTTGTCCTTTATCGACCTGTACGAGCAGGGCCGGGAGTACCGCCAGAAAGCGCCGGCGATCTGGTGTCCCGACTGCGAGACCGCGATCTCGCAGGTCGAGATGGAGGGTGCCGAACGGGATTCACACTACAACGACATCGCCTTCACCCACACCGAGACTGGCGAGGATATCGTCATCGCGACGACTCGCCCCGAACTGCTGCCCGCGTGTGTCGCGATGTTTGTCCACCCCGACGACGAGGACAACGAACACCTCGTCGGCGACACCGCCCGCGTCCCGATCTTCGATCACGAGGTGCCGATCATCGCGGACGAGCGCGTCGACATGGAGAAAGGAACCGGCGTCGTGATGTCCTGTACGTTCGGCGACCAGACCGACATCGAGTGGTATCAGGCCCACGACCTCCCCCTACGAGTGGCCATCGACGAGTCGGGGACGATGACCGACCTCGCGGGCGAGTACGAGGGTCTCTCGACTCACGTGGCCCGCGAGGAAATCGTCGAGGATCTGGACGACGAAGGATACCTGCAGGACCGCCGCGCGATCAGCCACGACGTCAACGTCCACGAGCGCTGTGAGACCGACGTCGAGTTCCTCGTCACCGAGCAGTGGTACGTGAAGATGCTCGACAAGAAAGACGAGTACCTGCAGGCGGGCCGGGAGATGGACTGGTACCCCGAGAAGATGTTCACCCGGTACAAACACTGGATCGAGGGACTCGAATGGGACTGGTGTATCTCCCGCCAGCGCGACTCGGGCATTCCGATCCCGGTCTGGTACTGTGAGGACTGCGGCGAGACGATCGTCGCCGACCGCGAGGATCTCCCGGTCGACCCGCTTTCCGACGATCCGCCGGTCGATGCCTGCCACGAGTGCGGGAGCGAGAACCTGCGACCCGAGGAGGACGTCTTCGACACGTGGGCGACCTCCTCGCTGACGCCGCTGATCAACGCCGGCTGGGACTGGGATGCCGAGGCCGAGGAGTTCACGATGGACCGGCCACAGCTCTATCCGTTCGATCTGCGCCCCCAGGGCCACGATATCATCTCGTTCTGGCTGTTCCACACCATCGTCAAGTGCTACGAGCACACGGGCGAGGTCCCCTTCGACGCGACGATGATCAACGGGATGGTGCTGGACGAGAACCGTGAGGCGATGTCCAAATCGAAAGGGAACGTCGTCCGGCCCGAGGAGGTCCTGGAGCAGTTCCCGGTCGACGCCGCCCGCTACTGGGCTGCCGGCACCTCGATCGGCGACGACTTCCCGTTCAAAGAGCAGGACCTCGTGACTGGCGAGAAGCTACTCCGGAAGCTCTGGAACGCCTCGAAGCTCGTCGACCACCTCGTCGAGGAGACCCAGCCCACGGAACCGGACGAACTCGCGGCCATCGACGAGTGGCTGCTGGCGAAACAGAACGCAGTCATCGAGGAGGTCACCGAGAAGCTCGAAAACTACGAGTTCTCGAAGGCTCGCAACCAGCTTCGGGGCTTCTTCTGGAACACGTTCTGTGACGACTACCTCGAAATCGCGAAACAGCGACTCAATGAAACCGACGACCCGTCAACAGCCTACGCCCTGCGGACGGCCCACCGACGATTCCTCACCCTGTTCGCGCCGCTGCTACCGCACATCACCGAGGAGATCTGGCAGTCAGTGTACGCCGAGGGCGAAAGCATCCACACCACAGACTGGCCGACGACGACTGACCACGAGGCAGATCTCGCGGCGGGCGAGACGGCGACTGCGGTGATCGGCGCGCTGCGGCGGTACAAGAGCGAACACCAGCTTCCCCTGAACGCCGAACTCGACCGCGTCGAGGTGTATGGCTCCATCGACGGCTTCGAGAGCGCGATCAGCGAGGTCATGCACGTCGGCGAACTGGACGCGTTCGAGGCGGCCCCCGACGTGACGACCGAGATCGATGAGATCAGCCTCGACTATTCGCAGGTCGGGCCGAAGTTCGGCGGCAAGGTCGGCGAGTTCGACGCCGCGCTCGAAAGCGGGGAGTACGAACTCACGGATGGGACACTACAACTCGCGGGCGAGGAACTCGACGCTGATCTGTTCGAGGTCCGCGAAGAGCGAACCTACGCGGGCGAGGGCGAGATGGTCGAGGCCGACGACCTCGTCGTCGTGGTCGACAACTAG
- a CDS encoding histidine kinase N-terminal 7TM domain-containing protein, with protein sequence MTPEALGVGIVIASIAASGGALYLLQYLYHKRDRSGAGWFMGNMASVAVFCLSYGLALLVFEPMIRATLGAVAFLCVCFMGPFFLAFGLDYTGRGDLIRTPLFGIVAGVPLLTVGLAVTNSVHGLVWTDFQLDPVLGLATATYTVQPWGIFALLFSIGTAAVGSLLLIGAILSYGPLYRREATAVILSTVPPTVGVLLWLFEVGPVPQLHLTAPLMLIHVALDAYAFVGTHMFETNPATQRMAERTGLDSLSDPVFVLDTEQQVVRVNDRTEDVFPTTRSTSLPVSLESVLGVRLETLRETGEITLDMNGGMTFAVSYTQLTDPGSDSVGSMIVLYDVTKERQRRQRLAVLNRILRHNLRNETTVISGYAELLEADLADPQQSTQAGTIVAASDRLHSIAEKVRSFEDIQDRVIQSETLLVVDIVDEIVQTYSDNHTEATITRTVTSADLRLHTDPVILSTLLNNLVENAVVHSESADPVVRIVVSEASEPEGGVCFEIRDNNHRIPVQEIETLRAGEETPLQHGQGIGLWIVYWCVRKLHGDLDFGYDDGNVLIVTLSPRQQ encoded by the coding sequence ATGACGCCGGAGGCGCTGGGTGTTGGAATCGTTATCGCCTCGATAGCAGCCTCGGGGGGTGCGCTGTATCTGTTGCAGTATCTCTACCACAAACGGGATCGGTCAGGCGCAGGTTGGTTCATGGGGAACATGGCGTCAGTTGCCGTGTTCTGCCTCTCGTATGGCCTCGCCTTGCTCGTTTTCGAGCCGATGATACGGGCCACGCTCGGCGCAGTCGCGTTCCTCTGCGTGTGTTTTATGGGTCCGTTCTTTCTTGCGTTCGGCCTCGATTACACTGGGCGTGGAGACCTTATCCGGACGCCGCTGTTCGGAATCGTCGCCGGCGTCCCACTTCTCACGGTTGGACTTGCGGTGACAAATTCGGTTCATGGCCTCGTCTGGACCGATTTTCAGCTCGATCCGGTGCTCGGACTGGCAACTGCGACGTACACGGTGCAGCCATGGGGGATCTTCGCGCTCCTGTTTTCCATCGGGACTGCGGCCGTCGGGTCGCTGTTGCTGATCGGTGCGATTTTGAGTTATGGCCCGCTGTATCGACGTGAAGCCACGGCGGTCATCCTGAGTACGGTCCCACCGACGGTCGGTGTGTTACTATGGCTGTTCGAAGTTGGACCAGTCCCACAACTGCACCTTACAGCACCGCTAATGCTCATTCACGTCGCTCTCGATGCGTACGCGTTTGTCGGGACGCATATGTTCGAGACGAATCCGGCGACACAGCGGATGGCGGAACGAACCGGTCTGGATTCGCTATCCGATCCCGTATTCGTCCTCGATACCGAACAACAGGTCGTCCGGGTGAACGACCGGACAGAAGACGTCTTTCCGACTACGCGGTCGACGTCGCTCCCGGTTTCCCTGGAGAGTGTCCTTGGCGTCCGGCTGGAGACACTTCGTGAAACCGGCGAGATTACGCTCGATATGAACGGTGGCATGACATTTGCGGTCTCGTATACACAACTGACTGACCCTGGCAGCGACTCGGTCGGGAGTATGATCGTGCTGTATGACGTGACCAAAGAACGACAGCGCAGACAGCGACTCGCGGTACTCAATCGAATCCTCAGACACAATTTGCGAAACGAAACGACGGTCATCAGCGGGTACGCGGAGCTACTGGAAGCCGATCTGGCCGATCCCCAGCAGTCGACGCAGGCTGGCACTATCGTCGCTGCAAGCGATCGTCTTCACTCGATCGCCGAGAAGGTTCGCAGCTTCGAGGATATTCAGGATCGGGTGATTCAATCCGAGACACTCCTCGTTGTGGACATCGTCGACGAAATCGTGCAGACGTATTCCGATAACCACACTGAGGCGACTATCACACGGACAGTCACGTCAGCGGATCTTCGCCTTCACACCGATCCAGTGATACTGTCGACGCTCCTCAACAATCTCGTCGAGAACGCAGTCGTTCATTCGGAATCAGCCGACCCGGTGGTACGCATCGTCGTTTCGGAGGCGTCGGAGCCAGAAGGCGGCGTATGCTTCGAAATCCGTGACAACAACCATCGGATTCCAGTCCAGGAGATCGAAACGCTTCGTGCGGGCGAGGAAACACCGCTTCAGCACGGCCAGGGGATCGGGCTCTGGATCGTCTACTGGTGTGTACGCAAGCTCCACGGCGATCTCGATTTCGGGTACGATGACGGAAACGTGCTTATAGTGACGCTTTCACCGAGGCAACAATAG